A section of the Amblyomma americanum isolate KBUSLIRL-KWMA chromosome 2, ASM5285725v1, whole genome shotgun sequence genome encodes:
- the LOC144121402 gene encoding uncharacterized protein LOC144121402, with product MIATTCVLLSLAASAFAGYIGPSHGLGYGTSHFGVSRGIGYSTVTGFAHSIGYAEPHGYSLLSRSPAHVATVPLVTAHAVPSVSSVVIPPSVTTVTTTIHHSVPVATVAAVPVTTTYHSPVVATGINVAPVYGNSIGNLGYGTGHYGYGHGLGTYGLNYGYGLGTPVEYLILLRRRK from the coding sequence ATTGCTACGACCTGTGTACTGCTGTCTCTGGCCGCCAGCGCTTTCGCCGGATATATAGGCCCAAGCCATGGCCTTGGCTATGGCACAAGCCACTTCGGCGTCTCCAGGGGCATCGGTTACTCCACCGTCACTGGATTCGCCCACAGCATCGGTTACGCGGAGCCACATGGCTACTCCCTCTTGTCTAGAAGTCCAGCACATGTAGCTACGGTGCCACTGGTGACCGCACATGCTGTTCCATCTGTGTCTTCTGTGGTTATTCCTCCAAGTGTGACCACGGTGACCACGACTATACACCACTCAGTTCCAGTTGCCACCGTTGCTGCAGTGCCTGTCACCACCACTTACCACAGCCCTGTGGTGGCCACGGGCATAAACGTGGCCCCAGTGTACGGAAACAGCATTGGAAACCTCGGCTACGGAACTGGCCACTATGGCTACGGACACGGTCTGGGTACATACGGCCTTAACTATGGTTACGGCCTCGGAACTCCAGTAGAGTACCTCATTCTCCTTCGCCGGCGAAAGT